cttgggaTAAATACATTGTAATGGGAGCAAtctgtttttttcttcaatatgtTCTTTTGTCCCTTAACTtctgaaaattggaattagtccatcttcaaaactttggtctaatttagtctcttaactttagaaatgtatgaatttagtcattttaaccaaattttgttaactttatttgaggTTTGAAACGCGTTTCAGTTactattgaagcaaaaatgtgtaaACAACCTAAATACTATCATAAAACgtatttgaaacatcaaataaacaacaaaatttagttaaaaggattaaattaatatatttctatagGAGACTAAATTAGGCTAAAGTTTTGAAGAaggactaattctaattttcccTGAAAGTTTAaggatcaaaaacatatttaactctttctATAATCCTAAATAAGAGTAAAAGATagattttttttcagaaaagtaacctcacattaattaattaaagaaaggaaattgaaaattgaagaatgaagaaaggaACGTAGaaggggaaaagaaaaataattctgTTTTACATatctaacttttttatattcattttgacactatttttttctactttttactctttttctttttgaaaaattaaaaaattttacacttttatgattattttatctttatactctgtgtaaaattagataaaaatatgtgaaaatacGTTGccgaaagaaaaataaacaatactCAACAAAAAAAGATAGATAGagcctctttctttttcttttagaaaagtcACCACACAacaatgaaagagaaatgaagtTGAAGCATTAAGAAAGGAATAAACAATATGAGAAACATATAAGAAAGTTAAACCATTCTTTTCTTATCTTAAGGAAAAAAGAATTTGGTGTTTTCTAATTAGCTTTACTCCATGCTTCATTCTTACAAAGATTGGATAAGACCCATCGCATCATTCTACATTATTAGGTGCAGTCAAATATAAACTCAAATCAAATCACAACTTTAAagtaatctaaataaaattatactctaaaatattataataaatgcaTTTAATTGCTAACTCAAATAAATTCCACTGTCATAGCAAGATATCCACAGTCCCAGAGAGCTATCAGGCTATAGGTTTGATCATATTTTCCAGTATTACACATCGGATGTTCCATGCACACTTAGCTGCATTGCAGATTCCAGTTCATATAACTCCTCTATATCATAAAGCATTCCACTCTTTAAAtgaaggaagagaatgagagttaATTACGTAACTGGATTAATAAATCCGATCAAAGATTCTATTGAACGAATCCAGCCGGTTCCAAATTTCATACATCTCATCCcatttataacaataatttatttatttaatatatattttgtaagagTAAAATCAGAACGGCAGCAAAAggggggtgcaggaagaaaacaATGGGGTGCAAAGAAAACCCCATGCTAATTCATGTCATTTAGTTGCTCGTAGGTTAGAATGGACTCATTGGGCCCAAACGGGTCAAAAGTTGGTCCAAGACAATACAGATATTCATTTGAATACCTTGTTCAACGAGAagatttaaaagtataaaataaaaagatatttaaaattatataaaaaaaacaccttAAATAGACAAAATAAGATTAAACTTAACCTTTGTTATATACACAATCAGCTTCAAATTTACAAAACTTTCATCATTGACAAATCTGAACCTAAATCTTAACATCTGCACATTTAGCTGAAGACAGGATTTAGATAGAGATTCTTGAAGAGTTCAAGGCTTAAAGTTAGTAATCAATTGGAACCATGATCTCATCTCTATTtatctactatttttttttttatcagcataATTATATCCCAGATGAGACAACGAAGAACTAGCTCTTAGGCAGCACCCACTGTAGTATTATCCTGTACAATCTGCAAGAGAAACCATGTTTCAGATAGACACAAGTAAAATAATAGGATTATCCAAAACTAAAAGtaatacatgatatttacaTTGATCGAGAACTACCATACAATCTTAACTTGTTTCAATAAGTTTCTCGTGTAGCTTATCAAAATAAGTTCTCTGTTTTTTCTATGGCATAAACCCTAGTGTGATAAGAGCTTAATGAATAAGCCCTTAGTGAAATTGTGTCTTCATTTCAATCTgagttagtttttatttttattttttataaaaaaagaaagaaaaccacAAACTTATATGATTTACTTTTCAAAAACACTACCTGAGAGATGTATTCCTTCACCCTGTCATTCATGGGTGCATCTAAAGCTCTCTCAGCTAGCTCGTAATATAGAGTATTGCCTTCAGGACCATTAACTCTGTCTTTCTGTAAATACCTGTAAAGTAAAGGATGAATAAATAACTACAACGTTGCTTGTCACTAGAAATCAGAAGTGTCACAAAAGGCAACAAATATTGTAGTTTAAATCCATCACATCAAACAAATTTCACCTTTGCTGAACAAGAAGCTCCAATGCCAGCTTAACATTTCCAAAGACTGGATGACTtccttcattttcatccaaagCCAAACCCATCCTCCTTAATTGGCTCCATAGATTGTCTGCAGTAACCTCACCAGGAGTTCCATAGTGTTAAAAAGACAGCATCAGAATTGCCCTTGAAACTTTCACTAAAGTTTTAGGCCAATAAcaagcaaaatgaaaaaaaaaaaagaagcagaACTTTGGTGTTTACAACATTTGTCTAGAGACATCAAGGTAGTAGTAACATTGACTCCAATAAGTTTGAGGTGGATAGAGATATATACATGTATAATTTTAGCATTGTGACACTAAATTAACAATAGCATACCTTCTGGAATTTTGCCACCAGCAAGATGGACAATACTAATCACGACAAAAGTGAATCCAGATAGATGAGCAgtttttgcatccacaacatatttttcatatacatCAGGAGGAAGTTGACTTATGAGAATGTATGATTTTGGATCTGCCCCACCTGAAAGAACAAACATCATAAAACcattagaagaaaaagatggcAAAACCTAAAATGTTGTTGGAAAATTCTGGGGAACACAACCAGCTTTGAACAAGTATAAATCAATCTGCGCTCAAACTGTCattaaaaattcacaaatagAACTCAAAATTTTCAACGACTCAATCATTACCATGGAGTGTGAGTTATAGGTTTtgtttgattaataaaataaacacctataaaagaataaaataaaaggacaaAATTGATTAAGCTCTCATAAGCTTAAACAACTTATGCACTTCATTGTTCATAGAAGAGTTCTCATTTAACTTCTCCAAGAACTGATTTTATCTTGAGATGTGATACACATACAACAAATCGTAAAGCAATTTGCACATCATTTTTTGTGCCTACTATTGCTCTTTGTCacaacatttattatatttctaatttttctctctcttttcattCTTAGAAAATCGCCACTTAGGTGCTTAGTAAGTTGCTTAACAAATTTTTCCATAGAAACATATTATGTTACTGCATATTACTTAAGTGAGTTGTTTAAACAAGCAATGTCAAGGTTATTAAACTAGAGAGTCAGACTCTATATATAGATTTTTCTCAAACTTGTaggaaaatgtaaaaaaacaaataacaacatATGCACATAGCATGATACTTTTACACAACAATAGTTCAACATTTCAACTCCATAACAAAGACAAAAATCAGACTACAAAAATAAGTTATGATAGTACATTAGTGCAAAGTAAGATTAAAGTCACATAAATGACCTACtcatataaattcataaaagcACAAGTTCTTAAAATGAAAGCATTTCAAAAAGGAGCTAATTTCTACAAACAGTTTGATTAGGACCAATGAAGGAAAAGAATTATACAGATATCGAATTCATTAACTCACTTGCCGACTCGAGAGTTTATGCAAGTATACAACTAAAAAGAGTTTCCTCAAGTTTACTCAGAAAAGTGTTCGATAGTATATTAACTCGTTTTCTCTACCTAGGATCATAAACTCATAATTAGTTGTTCGTATTAATAACGATGCCTCTGTTAGCACAGAAAAGGAGCATTGAAATAGTGTGGAAAATGATGTGCATTGTTTGGAAATGAAGAAATCAAGGCGCGAAGAAATAAAAAGGtgagttttaatattaaattttatttcacagCAAAATTTACATtctctttattaattttcaaatataattaaaggtAAAATATGTAAATGAAAAGTccctttatatataaaataaattacatgatTATTTGATAAAAGTAATTCTCTTTTAGCATACTCATAAGATAAGTTTAAGCTTACAAGAGAAAGTGCATTCAATTTCTTTGCATAAGTGATGGAAAAGCTATATCCTAACAGAACCATAAATAGaacgaaaagagaaaagaagaaaaaggcgAAATGCTCACTCTGTTGGGATGCTCGAGTTTGGGCTTTGGATGAAGGTTGTGCCCTTTGAAGCTCTTTCATTTCATACCCAAATACGGAGGAAAGCTTGTCCTTAGCTTCATTGATAACAAAGGCAGGAAGGCTACGCTGATGGTAGTTCTTCGTAACGACTTGAGTGAGTTCATCTCTCTTAATAGGGCACCCTGAATTATGATGGGTTTTGAAAAGCACATACCTAATCACTTCCCCAACAAGCTTATCCTTTTCCTGAAAAGCAATTCAAACAAGAGCATGCCCTAATTCTCAGAATGTCTACATTTTTAAGAGAGGGTGAtgtgaagaaaggaaaaagccATTCACCTCCTTTGAAATCCCGAATTGAGCGAAATCTTCCGCAGCATTCGCCATGCTTCAAGCGCGTGGTGAAAAGGggatgaagatgaggaaatCCAAACCTCAAAGAAGGTGAAAAGGTCGAATCTTTTTACCGATTTTTTCTCTTCGAATTGGACTGTGCTTGGTGGTTGCC
This DNA window, taken from Vigna radiata var. radiata cultivar VC1973A chromosome 5, Vradiata_ver6, whole genome shotgun sequence, encodes the following:
- the LOC106760196 gene encoding uncharacterized protein LOC106760196 produces the protein MANAAEDFAQFGISKEEKDKLVGEVIRYVLFKTHHNSGCPIKRDELTQVVTKNYHQRSLPAFVINEAKDKLSSVFGYEMKELQRAQPSSKAQTRASQQSGADPKSYILISQLPPDVYEKYVVDAKTAHLSGFTFVVISIVHLAGGKIPEDNLWSQLRRMGLALDENEGSHPVFGNVKLALELLVQQRYLQKDRVNGPEGNTLYYELAERALDAPMNDRVKEYISQIVQDNTTVGAA